A stretch of the Triplophysa dalaica isolate WHDGS20190420 chromosome 19, ASM1584641v1, whole genome shotgun sequence genome encodes the following:
- the stx2a gene encoding syntaxin 2a, translating to MKDRLADLTTSRSGHTAPVETNALLEEFLRKVDDVQKLMNRISHSVEEVRSRHHTILTEINPPTYVREELEQLNNDIKTTADDMQAKLKDLDGSFAECENANSGSIYFRIQTTQHTALSLRFSEIMMAYNQELLSFRKNSKERIQRQLEIRGKAITEEETEVLLQNNNTSVFTLDSVPGSNITGQTLNEIESRHKDILCLEASIRELNNMFIDIAMLVSRQGEMANNIEKTVMKAGNYVEHGKENVKEAGLYKNSWRIRLPLLRRSFKSKAKAVTTDGS from the exons ATGAAGGACCGCCTGGCAGATTTGACAACC TCCCGCAGTGGCCATACAGCTCCAGTGGAGACCAATGCTCTCCTAGAGGAATTCCTTCGTAAG GTAGACGATGTTCAGAAACTTATGAATAGGATATCCCACTCTGTGGAAGAGGTGAGGTCAAGGCATCACACcattttgacagaaatcaaCCCACCAACGT ATGTGAGAGAGGAACTCGAGCAGTTGAACAATGATATCAAGACGACAGCTGATGACATGCAGGCAAAACTGAAAG ATTTGGACGGGAGTTTTGCAGAGTGTGAGAATGCAAATAGCGGCTCTATCTACTTCCGCATCCAGACTACCCAG CACACAGCTCTTTCGCTGAGGTTTTCAGAAATAATGATGGCATACAACCAAGAACTTTTATCTTTCcgaaaaaacagcaaagaaagGATCCAAAGACAGCTGGAGATCA GAGGGAAAGCCATCACTGAAGAAGAGACGGAGGTTTTGCTGCAGAATAACAACACTTCTGTCTTTACTTTAGAT AGTGTCCCAGGCTCCAACATCACAGGACAAACGCTGAATGAGATCGAGTCACGACATAAGGACATTCTCTGTCTGGAAGCCAGCATTCGAGAGCTGAATAACATGTTTATTGATATTGCCATGCTAGTGAGCAGACAG GGTGAAATGGCAAACAACATTGAGAAGACTGTAATGAAAGCTGGGAACTATGTGGAACACgggaaagaaaatgttaaagaaGCTGGGCTTTACAAAAACTCTTGGCGGATAAGACTGCCCCTTTTACGCAGGTCATTCAAAAGCAAAGCTAAAGCAGTGACCACTGATGGCTCCTGA